From a region of the Pseudanabaena sp. ABRG5-3 genome:
- a CDS encoding trypsin-like peptidase domain-containing protein has product MTVFEDGVVEKEIKKGINKSIKTGFVNLVASSFLLSVGMSAIATLPFVASTPVHAQSDEDTNIRVYKLASPAVVSIQSQGGSGSGSIIDPTGLILTNAHVVRGVTTVNVVLSDKRQFRGVVIASTRNPDLALIKLEGVTTSLPTIPIATSSGIQVGQRAFAIGNPFGRFAGTLTTGIISRIDRDRKLLQTDAALNPGNSGGPLLNSRGELVGVNTAIFTPNSTNSGIGLAIEADTVNRFIAAVRQGTITNNSTANLPSPSTLTLDGNAIAATLNANDKTLPDGSYYKAYQFQGQAGQSVVIEMRGNGIDPYLVLFDPKGRKIAEDDDGGGGKNARLAITLPSTGRYTLYANSYEVGEAGSFTISGRLSNNFTADTTGDREVILQKNGILGSQSRVLARDGSLFDTFSFNGQAGQIVKIELVSADFHPYLVLFAPNSKVLKENNGLPSRSNASMTVELPFTGTYKTIVNAFDRTGRGAYQLIVKKLR; this is encoded by the coding sequence AAAAAGGGGATCAACAAGAGTATTAAAACAGGCTTTGTGAATTTGGTTGCCTCTAGTTTTTTGCTTAGCGTTGGTATGAGTGCGATCGCAACCCTTCCTTTCGTTGCATCCACTCCAGTTCATGCCCAATCCGATGAAGATACGAATATTCGTGTTTATAAATTAGCTAGTCCTGCGGTTGTATCCATCCAATCTCAAGGTGGTAGCGGCAGTGGCTCAATCATTGATCCTACGGGCTTAATTTTGACCAATGCCCATGTCGTGCGGGGTGTCACTACTGTCAATGTTGTCCTCAGCGATAAGCGTCAATTTCGTGGTGTGGTGATAGCTAGCACCCGCAATCCAGATCTTGCCTTGATTAAGCTAGAAGGTGTGACGACCAGTTTACCGACAATTCCGATCGCGACTTCTAGTGGTATTCAAGTGGGGCAGCGAGCTTTTGCGATTGGGAATCCCTTTGGGCGCTTTGCAGGGACACTCACCACAGGTATCATCAGCCGCATTGATCGCGATCGCAAATTATTACAAACCGATGCAGCCCTCAATCCCGGAAATTCGGGAGGACCTTTGCTCAATAGTCGTGGTGAACTGGTGGGTGTAAATACCGCAATTTTTACACCTAACTCTACTAATAGCGGTATTGGACTAGCGATCGAAGCAGATACCGTAAATCGATTTATCGCGGCAGTCCGCCAAGGCACGATTACGAATAATTCCACAGCTAATTTACCGAGTCCTAGTACATTGACCCTCGATGGCAATGCGATCGCTGCTACCCTCAACGCCAATGACAAAACCTTGCCCGATGGCAGCTATTACAAAGCTTATCAATTTCAAGGTCAAGCTGGACAATCGGTAGTGATCGAGATGCGCGGTAATGGCATCGATCCCTATTTGGTGTTATTTGATCCGAAGGGACGCAAGATTGCGGAAGATGATGATGGTGGTGGCGGCAAAAATGCTCGTCTTGCCATTACCTTACCTAGCACAGGTAGATATACGCTCTATGCTAATTCCTACGAAGTCGGGGAAGCTGGCTCTTTTACAATCTCAGGACGTTTGAGCAATAACTTCACCGCAGATACAACAGGCGATCGCGAAGTCATTTTGCAAAAAAATGGCATCTTAGGCTCTCAAAGTCGTGTTTTAGCTAGGGATGGTAGTCTTTTCGATACCTTTAGTTTTAATGGACAAGCAGGGCAAATTGTGAAAATTGAGCTAGTTAGTGCTGATTTTCATCCATATCTAGTTCTATTTGCCCCAAACAGTAAAGTTTTAAAGGAAAACAATGGCTTGCCTAGCCGTAGTAATGCCTCTATGACCGTTGAACTACCTTTCACAGGAACCTATAAAACGATAGTCAATGCGTTCGATCGCACAGGTAGAGGAGCCTACCAACTGATTGTGAAAAAGCTGCGATAA
- the gatA gene encoding Asp-tRNA(Asn)/Glu-tRNA(Gln) amidotransferase subunit GatA: MLSIAKIRQTLINKERSATEIAQEFLDRIDRLEPKLHSFVTVTPEVAIAQAKVIDAAIAAGETLPALAGVPLGMKDNMCVKGMPTTCGSNMLRNFVPPYEATITAKLREAGAVMVGKTNLDEFAMGSSTENSAIAQTTNPWNTDYVPGGSSGGSAAAVSSGECVIATGSDTGGSIRQPASYCGVVGLKPTYGLVSRFGLVAFASSLDQIGPFANSVEDAAIFLGAIAGYDPKDSTSIKTEIPDYAALLTPDLTQSLKGKRVGVITETFGEGLDSEVEAAVRKAIAHFESMGAEVYEISCPRFRYGLPTYYIIAPSEASANLARYDGVKYGLRDETADNLLSMYENTREQGFGAEVKRRIMIGTYVLSAGYYDAYYLKAQKVRTLIVQDFQKAFEQVDVLVCPTAPTTAFQAGSKTEDPLGMYLSDLMTIPVNLAGLPGISIPCGFDSKGLPIGLQLVSNVLREDVLLQVAYAYEQSTEWHKRQPTL, translated from the coding sequence ATGCTTTCGATCGCCAAAATTCGGCAAACCTTAATCAATAAAGAGCGATCAGCAACTGAAATTGCTCAAGAGTTTTTAGATCGCATTGATCGGCTAGAACCGAAATTACATAGTTTTGTCACTGTTACTCCCGAAGTGGCGATCGCCCAAGCAAAGGTCATTGATGCCGCGATCGCCGCAGGTGAAACCTTGCCAGCATTAGCAGGTGTTCCCCTTGGCATGAAAGACAATATGTGCGTCAAGGGGATGCCCACCACCTGCGGCTCCAATATGTTGCGAAATTTTGTGCCACCCTATGAGGCGACGATTACCGCTAAATTGCGCGAAGCGGGAGCCGTGATGGTCGGTAAGACTAACCTCGATGAGTTTGCGATGGGTAGCTCAACGGAAAACTCAGCGATCGCCCAAACTACGAATCCTTGGAATACGGACTATGTGCCGGGGGGATCATCGGGTGGCTCGGCAGCAGCAGTTTCTAGTGGTGAATGTGTAATTGCCACGGGTTCCGATACGGGCGGCTCGATTCGTCAACCTGCTTCCTACTGTGGTGTGGTTGGACTCAAGCCCACCTATGGACTAGTTTCCAGATTTGGACTTGTTGCCTTTGCTTCATCTCTCGATCAAATTGGACCTTTTGCCAATAGCGTTGAAGATGCGGCGATTTTCTTGGGCGCGATCGCAGGTTATGATCCCAAGGATTCAACAAGCATTAAGACAGAAATTCCTGACTATGCAGCATTACTCACACCCGACTTAACCCAATCCCTCAAGGGCAAAAGAGTTGGTGTGATCACCGAAACCTTCGGCGAAGGTTTAGATAGTGAAGTGGAAGCTGCGGTCAGAAAAGCGATCGCCCATTTCGAGAGCATGGGTGCAGAGGTCTATGAAATTTCCTGTCCGCGTTTCCGTTATGGCTTGCCCACCTATTACATCATTGCCCCCTCTGAGGCATCAGCCAACCTTGCCCGTTATGATGGCGTAAAGTATGGCTTGCGTGATGAAACTGCCGATAATTTGCTAAGTATGTATGAAAATACTCGCGAACAAGGCTTTGGTGCAGAAGTCAAGCGACGGATCATGATTGGGACTTATGTATTGTCCGCAGGCTATTACGATGCCTATTACCTGAAGGCGCAGAAAGTCAGAACTTTGATTGTTCAAGACTTCCAGAAAGCCTTTGAGCAAGTTGATGTTTTAGTCTGTCCTACGGCTCCGACTACCGCTTTCCAAGCGGGCAGTAAAACTGAAGATCCCCTTGGGATGTATCTATCGGATTTGATGACTATTCCTGTCAACCTTGCAGGTCTACCTGGAATTAGCATTCCTTGCGGCTTTGACTCTAAAGGTTTACCCATCGGGCTCCAATTAGTTTCTAATGTCTTGCGAGAAGATGTGCTGCTGCAAGTTGCCTACGCTTATGAGCAGTCAACGGAATGGCACAAGCGCCAACCTACGCTATAA
- a CDS encoding STAS domain-containing protein produces the protein MKVRSHRLEVIIPEPLTLTVSLRGSREVKDTYQLIRLTGLLDAFSEPAFKKVIGKCVEDGPSNVILDLSTIDFVDSSGLGVLVQMAKKTQGLNGTLQIITNPRVTQTVKLVRLDQFLSLQTSIDEALAKIDQPKKD, from the coding sequence ATTAAGGTACGTTCGCACCGCTTGGAGGTCATTATTCCTGAACCGCTAACCCTGACTGTGAGTTTACGAGGCAGCCGCGAAGTCAAGGACACCTATCAATTGATCCGCCTCACAGGTCTTCTCGACGCTTTTTCTGAGCCAGCCTTTAAAAAGGTAATTGGCAAATGCGTTGAGGATGGTCCTTCTAATGTGATTTTAGATCTGTCAACCATTGATTTTGTCGATAGCTCTGGTCTTGGGGTTTTGGTGCAAATGGCAAAAAAAACTCAGGGACTGAATGGTACTCTTCAGATTATTACCAATCCTAGAGTTACCCAAACTGTCAAACTAGTGCGCTTAGACCAATTCCTATCGCTCCAGACCTCCATCGATGAAGCTCTGGCAAAAATTGATCAACCCAAAAAGGACTAG
- a CDS encoding Mini-ribonuclease 3, whose protein sequence is MSLSLTIDNIAEIPASALAYIGDAIYETQMRLHYLLPPRTAKQYHQLVVNQVRAEQQAKLLEKLDLTEFESDLVRRGRNAAGSVPRKVDPSIYQKATGFEVLIGYLYLTDRDRLDQIFTQLLSHIDPPSP, encoded by the coding sequence ATGTCTCTTAGCCTAACCATTGACAATATCGCTGAGATTCCAGCTTCTGCTCTAGCCTATATTGGAGACGCTATCTATGAAACGCAGATGCGATTGCATTACTTACTCCCGCCACGCACTGCTAAGCAATATCACCAACTTGTAGTCAATCAAGTCAGAGCAGAGCAACAAGCTAAACTTCTTGAAAAACTTGATCTTACAGAATTTGAGTCCGATCTCGTAAGACGCGGACGCAATGCTGCGGGATCTGTTCCACGTAAAGTCGATCCTAGTATTTATCAAAAGGCAACAGGATTTGAGGTGCTGATTGGTTATCTTTACTTAACCGATCGCGATCGCCTCGACCAAATTTTTACTCAGCTACTTAGCCACATCGATCCCCCATCGCCATGA
- the rlmB gene encoding 23S rRNA (guanosine(2251)-2'-O)-methyltransferase RlmB has product MTSQPKLKSKKKKSDRDVDRNFESRPEKSFDKYADKRTDSRAGKYSDKYADKRSDKRPDRASDKSFDKPYKSSDRSFDKRSDSRSDSKYSSKSDKYSDKYSDRRPEKSFERRADSPEPRFDRKFDKPIAKKIGDKFAEKKFGDKKFGDKKFGDKFGDKKFGDRKFDRERSDRGNRDFGDRPERKFDRSDRDLNFGDRPSVPNFERRSLPPVGRTFDPDGELAIVPPSQAEANPDIVYGRHAVEAVLNSDRSINRIWVTPRLRYSADFLPLIDEAKSGGAVVDEVDNTRLDRITDNGRHQGIAVQVSAYEYADLDELIVKAKEKSTNPVIVIADGITDPHNLGAIIRSAAALGAQALVIPQRRAAGITATVAKVAAGTLEILPVARVVNLNRALEKIKEAGFWVYGTVASSGEAIHKAKFTGAIALVIGAEGEGLSLSIQKNCDFLVSIPLDGKVESLNASVATGMALYEIFRQRWVNTLNLNNLS; this is encoded by the coding sequence ATGACATCGCAACCTAAACTGAAATCGAAGAAGAAAAAGTCCGATAGAGACGTAGATAGAAATTTCGAGAGTCGTCCAGAAAAGTCTTTCGATAAATATGCGGACAAGCGTACTGACAGCCGTGCTGGTAAATATTCAGACAAATATGCGGACAAGCGCTCGGATAAGCGTCCAGACCGAGCATCTGATAAGTCCTTTGATAAACCTTACAAATCCTCAGATAGAAGCTTTGATAAGCGCTCAGATAGCCGATCTGATTCTAAATATTCAAGCAAATCTGATAAGTATTCAGACAAATATTCAGATCGTCGTCCCGAAAAGAGTTTTGAGAGACGAGCAGATTCACCTGAACCAAGGTTCGATCGCAAGTTTGACAAACCCATCGCCAAAAAGATTGGGGACAAGTTTGCTGAAAAGAAATTCGGCGATAAAAAATTCGGTGACAAGAAATTTGGCGATAAGTTTGGTGATAAGAAATTTGGCGATCGCAAGTTTGATCGGGAGCGCTCTGATCGTGGCAATCGTGATTTCGGTGATCGTCCTGAACGTAAATTTGATCGCTCTGATCGCGATCTCAATTTTGGTGATCGCCCATCGGTTCCCAACTTTGAAAGACGATCGCTCCCACCAGTTGGGCGCACCTTCGATCCTGATGGCGAATTAGCGATTGTGCCACCCAGCCAAGCTGAGGCAAATCCTGATATTGTCTATGGTCGTCATGCCGTTGAAGCAGTACTAAATAGCGATCGCAGCATTAACCGTATTTGGGTCACACCCAGACTGCGTTACTCTGCTGATTTCTTGCCCCTCATTGATGAAGCGAAATCAGGAGGAGCTGTAGTTGACGAAGTGGACAATACTCGCCTCGATCGCATCACTGACAATGGTAGACACCAAGGGATCGCAGTTCAAGTTTCTGCCTATGAATATGCTGATCTTGATGAATTGATTGTGAAGGCAAAAGAGAAATCTACTAATCCTGTGATTGTGATTGCTGATGGCATCACTGATCCCCATAACTTGGGCGCAATTATTCGTAGTGCTGCTGCCCTCGGTGCACAAGCTCTCGTTATTCCTCAACGTCGTGCAGCAGGCATTACTGCCACCGTTGCTAAGGTTGCCGCAGGTACATTAGAAATCTTGCCCGTTGCCCGTGTGGTCAATCTCAATCGTGCCCTTGAGAAAATTAAGGAAGCTGGTTTCTGGGTTTATGGAACTGTCGCAAGCTCAGGTGAGGCAATTCACAAAGCCAAATTTACTGGAGCGATCGCTTTGGTAATTGGTGCAGAAGGAGAAGGATTAAGTCTTTCCATTCAGAAAAATTGCGACTTTCTCGTATCTATACCTTTAGATGGAAAAGTAGAAAGCTTAAACGCATCGGTAGCGACTGGAATGGCTCTATACGAGATTTTTAGACAACGTTGGGTCAATACGTTAAACCTGAACAATTTGTCTTGA
- a CDS encoding DUF1816 domain-containing protein produces the protein MGGNLFKNIFTSVLETFGLAVWVEIVTDSPRCTYYFGPFIDESEAEAAKIGYIEDLESEGSKGLAVSVKRCKPEKLTIYDDSLDFKFDRFPAFSGQTL, from the coding sequence ATGGGTGGTAATTTGTTTAAGAATATCTTTACCTCAGTTCTCGAAACGTTTGGTTTGGCTGTGTGGGTCGAAATTGTCACCGATTCACCACGTTGTACCTATTACTTTGGTCCTTTCATTGATGAATCTGAAGCTGAGGCTGCAAAAATCGGCTATATCGAAGATTTGGAATCAGAAGGCTCGAAGGGCTTGGCAGTATCAGTTAAACGCTGTAAGCCTGAAAAGCTGACTATTTATGACGACTCACTGGATTTTAAGTTCGACCGCTTTCCTGCATTTAGCGGTCAGACTCTGTAG
- the msrA gene encoding peptide-methionine (S)-S-oxide reductase MsrA translates to MMLFGLGKKSTLPTAADALSGRTTAIPTASHHFVNGNPLKPPFPEGMETAVFGLGCFWGAERRFWQQKGIYVTAVGYTAGLTPNPTYEEVCSGMTGHNEVVLVVYDPKVISYSDLLKVFWESHNPTQGMRQGNDHGTQYRSGIYVYNDVQRKLAEDSREVYQDALKASGMKQGITTEIRDAGEFYYAEGYHQQYLAKNPNGYCGLGGTNVCYPAATVA, encoded by the coding sequence ATTATGTTATTTGGACTTGGTAAAAAATCAACACTTCCAACTGCGGCGGATGCTCTTTCTGGTAGAACTACAGCTATTCCTACAGCATCCCATCATTTTGTGAATGGGAATCCACTGAAACCACCTTTCCCTGAAGGGATGGAGACGGCGGTGTTTGGACTTGGTTGTTTTTGGGGGGCAGAACGCCGTTTTTGGCAACAAAAGGGGATTTATGTAACGGCTGTTGGTTATACAGCAGGCTTAACCCCTAACCCCACCTACGAAGAGGTTTGCTCTGGCATGACTGGTCACAATGAAGTTGTCCTAGTTGTGTACGATCCCAAGGTAATTAGCTATTCCGATTTGCTAAAAGTCTTTTGGGAATCCCATAATCCTACTCAGGGAATGCGTCAGGGCAATGATCATGGCACTCAATATCGTTCGGGTATTTATGTGTATAACGATGTCCAACGCAAGTTAGCTGAGGATTCGCGAGAAGTGTATCAAGATGCACTGAAGGCTTCGGGAATGAAGCAAGGTATTACTACCGAAATTCGCGATGCGGGTGAGTTTTATTATGCTGAGGGCTACCATCAGCAATATCTCGCCAAAAATCCCAATGGCTATTGTGGTCTAGGTGGCACAAATGTTTGCTACCCTGCGGCTACAGTCGCTTAA
- a CDS encoding lipid-A-disaccharide synthase has translation MLSTPLVTDISTDILILSNGPGELTTWVYPFLKALENAWRSPDDAAKTRISIALAPCQNASGQEAQLAKSFPNIDRVLTQEQFFDFLLWGRTPNWQWAKQGLVVFLGGDQFFALAIAKRLGYKTLIYAEWEARWYRWVDLFAVRNEAIATKISSPFRHKAQVIGDLMVDRLDSQPQSESLSQKRICFMPGSKGHKLRIGVPLVVAIADILHQKYPDLELAIALAPTTTPEILATYAQFSFPTADSEGSTANLADGNLLTAKGTTIKIHREFPAHALIKSSQLCVTTVGANTAELASLYQPMIVLLPTNFTDMKVGWDGILGLLATAPILGKVLSKLINSALISQIQKKGQLLAWPNIWAGEAIVPELLGELTPTQVADKILFYLDRPEELEKVRDRLKQVCGEAGAASKLAAMVINAI, from the coding sequence ATGCTCTCCACTCCTCTTGTCACAGATATTTCTACGGATATCCTGATCCTGTCCAATGGACCAGGGGAGCTGACCACATGGGTATATCCTTTTCTGAAAGCTTTAGAAAATGCGTGGCGATCGCCCGATGATGCAGCGAAAACTCGGATCTCGATCGCCCTTGCCCCTTGTCAAAATGCCAGTGGACAGGAAGCGCAACTCGCCAAAAGCTTTCCCAATATTGATCGTGTCTTGACGCAGGAACAATTTTTTGATTTTCTCCTGTGGGGCAGAACTCCTAATTGGCAATGGGCTAAACAGGGGCTTGTCGTATTTCTGGGAGGGGATCAGTTTTTTGCCTTAGCGATCGCTAAACGGCTGGGCTACAAAACTTTGATCTATGCGGAATGGGAAGCAAGATGGTATCGCTGGGTGGACTTGTTTGCGGTGCGAAATGAGGCGATCGCCACTAAGATCTCTAGTCCATTCCGACATAAAGCACAGGTAATTGGGGACTTAATGGTGGATCGCTTAGATTCCCAACCGCAATCAGAATCGCTCTCCCAGAAGCGCATTTGTTTTATGCCGGGATCAAAGGGACATAAACTCAGGATTGGCGTGCCTCTAGTTGTGGCGATCGCCGATATTTTGCATCAAAAGTATCCTGATCTAGAATTAGCGATCGCCCTTGCGCCTACGACGACACCCGAAATTTTGGCGACCTATGCTCAATTTAGTTTTCCAACCGCAGATAGTGAGGGATCGACGGCAAACTTGGCTGATGGCAACCTATTAACAGCAAAGGGAACAACCATCAAGATTCATCGTGAATTTCCTGCCCATGCCCTCATCAAGAGCAGTCAACTATGCGTTACCACCGTTGGCGCAAATACTGCTGAACTTGCCTCTCTTTATCAACCGATGATTGTACTGTTGCCTACAAATTTTACGGATATGAAGGTGGGTTGGGATGGAATATTGGGATTACTAGCAACTGCGCCAATACTAGGCAAGGTACTATCCAAATTAATTAATTCCGCCCTGATTTCCCAAATTCAGAAAAAAGGTCAATTACTAGCTTGGCCAAATATCTGGGCAGGTGAGGCGATCGTGCCAGAGCTTTTAGGAGAACTTACACCCACCCAAGTTGCCGATAAAATTTTGTTTTATCTGGATCGTCCTGAAGAACTGGAGAAGGTGCGCGATCGCTTAAAGCAGGTATGCGGAGAGGCAGGTGCAGCCAGTAAACTCGCCGCAATGGTGATCAACGCAATATAA
- a CDS encoding DUF29 domain-containing protein produces MTQAMTQAIAPPLTLYERDLDLWLETVITQLKAGDFHNLDVENLIEELEGLSGSNKREIESRLKRLIEHILKRCYVDMPECYRGWLLTIFEQRDELKSLLRQSPSLKRHFLKMFDDCFETSLKRLKIEYPDYQFPDTWQFGRDIDTMLNVDFWE; encoded by the coding sequence ATGACTCAAGCAATGACTCAAGCAATTGCACCACCATTGACCCTGTACGAGCGTGATCTTGATCTGTGGTTAGAGACTGTGATCACCCAATTAAAAGCAGGTGATTTTCACAATCTTGATGTCGAAAATTTAATAGAGGAGTTAGAGGGCTTGTCAGGCAGTAACAAACGTGAGATTGAGAGCAGACTCAAAAGATTGATTGAACATATCCTGAAACGATGCTATGTCGATATGCCTGAATGTTATCGCGGTTGGCTGTTAACAATATTCGAGCAAAGAGATGAACTAAAATCACTGCTCAGACAGTCACCTAGCCTCAAGCGTCACTTTTTGAAAATGTTTGATGATTGCTTTGAAACTTCTTTAAAGCGGCTCAAGATTGAATATCCTGATTACCAATTCCCCGATACATGGCAGTTTGGGCGGGATATTGACACAATGCTCAATGTTGATTTTTGGGAATAG
- the btpA gene encoding photosystem I biogenesis protein BtpA: MDLISLFDTPKPVIGVIHLLPLPTSPRWGSSLKEVIDRAEQEATALAAGGVQGIIVENFFDAPFTKDRVDPAVVSAMSLVVHRVKQMVGIPVGINVLRNDGHSAMAIASCVGAQFIRVNVLMGVMATDQGIIEGDAYQLLRYRRELGTDVKIFADVLVKHAQPISVPQITAAVHDTIHRGLADAVILSGWATGNPPTAEDLKEAKLACGDTPLFVGSGATWDNVPQLMQYADGVIVSSSLKRNGQIQQAIDPIRVSRFVDAVRLDIANRKKNLAEEQILRSSTVSIG, translated from the coding sequence GTGGATTTAATTAGTTTATTTGATACACCAAAACCCGTAATAGGGGTCATTCATCTTTTACCATTGCCTACTTCACCGCGTTGGGGGAGCAGCCTTAAAGAGGTTATTGATCGAGCCGAACAAGAAGCAACTGCCCTTGCCGCAGGCGGAGTCCAAGGAATTATCGTAGAGAATTTTTTTGACGCTCCCTTTACCAAAGATCGCGTTGATCCTGCGGTGGTTAGTGCCATGAGTCTGGTTGTGCATCGTGTCAAACAGATGGTGGGTATCCCCGTAGGCATTAATGTTCTGAGGAATGACGGTCATAGCGCGATGGCGATCGCCTCTTGTGTAGGCGCTCAGTTTATCCGTGTCAATGTCCTCATGGGCGTAATGGCAACCGATCAAGGCATTATCGAAGGTGATGCTTACCAACTGCTGCGCTATCGCCGTGAACTTGGTACAGATGTGAAAATCTTTGCCGATGTTTTAGTCAAGCACGCTCAACCGATTTCAGTGCCTCAAATTACTGCGGCAGTTCACGATACGATTCATCGTGGACTAGCGGATGCCGTGATCCTATCGGGATGGGCAACAGGCAATCCTCCCACGGCAGAGGATCTCAAGGAAGCAAAGCTCGCCTGCGGTGACACTCCTCTATTTGTTGGCTCTGGGGCAACGTGGGACAATGTGCCGCAATTGATGCAATATGCTGATGGAGTCATTGTTTCTAGCTCCCTCAAGCGTAATGGACAGATTCAACAGGCGATCGATCCGATTCGGGTCAGCCGTTTTGTGGATGCTGTCCGTTTGGATATTGCTAATCGCAAAAAAAATCTGGCTGAGGAGCAAATATTGCGATCGTCAACGGTGTCGATTGGGTAA
- a CDS encoding vitamin K epoxide reductase family protein — MSGTNTRKRSEPWLHRWSHPAIIAIAIFGFSLTTYLTVTHFFGQKVALCDVQGSGCDLVLSSEYAKIFGIPLTIFGALGYLTLGLLAGVPLLLKRDDPKEQAKIKEVANFLMFMVSSATFVFSGYLMYLLASGKVDSINGQPQFCLYCVTSATNMALIWLLTVFGNSWKDVGQLFFTGAIVAIITLTGTVGVYASQTKIAVQSNSFAGRLAQHLTVTNAKMYGAYWCPHCLDQKERFGEAKKLIPYVECDPKGEKPQTQLCIDKGIKGYPTWEINGKMVSGDRSLDELADLSGYTGERK; from the coding sequence TTGTCTGGAACAAATACGCGAAAACGATCTGAGCCTTGGTTGCATCGATGGTCGCACCCTGCGATCATTGCGATCGCCATATTTGGCTTTTCGCTTACAACCTATTTAACCGTCACACACTTCTTTGGGCAAAAAGTTGCTCTTTGTGATGTTCAAGGCAGTGGTTGTGACCTAGTACTAAGTAGTGAATATGCCAAAATCTTTGGTATTCCCCTCACGATTTTTGGAGCTTTAGGCTATCTCACTCTGGGACTTCTGGCTGGAGTGCCACTGTTGCTCAAACGCGACGATCCCAAGGAGCAAGCCAAAATCAAGGAAGTCGCCAATTTCTTGATGTTTATGGTTTCGTCAGCAACATTTGTGTTTAGTGGGTACTTAATGTATCTGCTTGCCTCAGGCAAAGTTGACAGCATTAACGGACAACCTCAGTTCTGTCTTTACTGTGTCACCTCTGCGACAAACATGGCGTTGATTTGGTTGCTGACCGTATTTGGCAACTCTTGGAAAGATGTGGGGCAGTTATTTTTCACAGGTGCGATCGTGGCGATCATCACCTTGACAGGTACTGTTGGTGTTTATGCTAGCCAAACTAAGATTGCTGTGCAAAGTAACTCTTTTGCGGGTAGACTCGCTCAGCACTTGACTGTCACTAATGCCAAGATGTATGGCGCATATTGGTGTCCGCACTGTCTCGACCAGAAGGAAAGATTTGGCGAGGCGAAAAAATTAATTCCTTACGTTGAATGCGATCCCAAAGGTGAAAAGCCCCAAACGCAGTTATGTATAGACAAGGGCATTAAGGGTTATCCCACTTGGGAAATTAATGGCAAGATGGTTTCAGGCGATCGCTCTTTAGATGAGTTAGCCGATTTATCAGGTTATACAGGCGAGCGTAAATAA